A window of Theropithecus gelada isolate Dixy chromosome 14, Tgel_1.0, whole genome shotgun sequence contains these coding sequences:
- the INCENP gene encoding inner centromere protein: MGTTAPGPIHLLELCDQKLMEFLCNMDNKDLVWLEEIQEEAKRMFTREFSKEPELMPKTPSQKNRRKKRRISYVQDENRDPIRKRLSRRKSRSSQLSSRRLRSRDSVEKLATMAGENGSVLRRVTRAAAAAAAATMALAAPSSPTPESPTMLTEKPKENRTQCQLVPVVEIGISERHSAEQHVTRLMSVQPLPRTLSPTLTSAPAPASQGILASDEESTPKKSKARILESVTVSSLMATPQDPKGRGVGTGRSVSKLRIARVSPGPRDSPGSPDSPWRERVLAPILPDNFSVPTGSPADSQSVRHSLVAPSSLSPQVLAQKYSLVAKQESVVRRASRRLAKKTAEEPAASGRIICHSYLERLLNVEMPEKVGPEQESPEEAEPVAAAEPEVPENNGNNSWPRNDTEIANSTPNPKPAASSPETPSAGRQEAKTDLADGPREPPQSARRKRSYKQAVSELDEEQHLEDEELQPPRSKTPSSPCPSSKVVRPLRTFLHTVQRNQMLMTPTSAPRSVMKSFIKRNTPLRVDPKCSFVEKERQRLENLRRKEEAEQLRRQKVEEDKRRRLEEVKLKREERLRKVLQARERVEQLKEEKKKQIEQKFAQIDEKTEKAKEERLAEEKAKKKAAAKKMEEVEARRKQEEEARRLRWLQQEEEERRHQELLQKKKEEEQERLRKAAEAKRLAEQREQERREQERQLAEQERRREQERLQAERELQEREKALRLQKERLQRELEEKKKKEEQQRLAEQQLQEEQEKKAKEAAGVSKALNVTVDVQSPACTSYQMTPQGRRAPPKINPDNYGMDLNSDDSTDDEAHPRKPIPNWARGTPLSQAIIHQYYHPPNLLELFGAILPLDLEDIFKKSKPRYHKRTSSAVWNSPPLQGARVPSSLAYSLKKH, encoded by the exons ATGGGGACGACAGCCCCAGGGCCCATTCACCTGCTGGAGCTATGTGACCAGAAGCTCATGGAGTTTCTCTGCAACATGGATAATAAGGACTTGGTGTGGCTTGAGGAGATCCAGGAGGAGGCCAAGCGCATGTTCACCAG AGAGTTCAGCAAAGAGCCAGAACTGATGCCCAAAACACCTTCTCAGAAGAACCGACGGAAGAAGAGACGGATTTCTTATGTTCAGGATGAAAACAGAGACCCCATCAGGAAAAG GTTATCCCGCAGAAAGTCTCGGAGCAGCCAGCTGAGCTCCCGACGCCTCCGCAGCAGGGACAGTGTAGAGAAGCTGGCCACAATGGCGGGGGAGAACGGCTCCGTCCTGCGGCGTGTGACCCGTGCTGCGGCTGCGGCTGCTGCGGCCACCATGGCATTGGCTGCACCTTCTTCGCCCACCCCTGAGTCTCCCACGATGTTGACCGAGAAGCCCAAGGAGAACCGCACCCAGTGCCAGCTGGTGCCTGTGGTGGAGATTGGCATCAGTGAGCGCCACAGTGCAGAGCAGCATGTCACCCGGCTCATGTCCGTCCAGCCTCTGCCCCGTACTCTGTCCCCGACTCTGACTtcagccccagctccagcctccCAGGGCATCCTGGCATCGGATGAGGAATCAACACCTAAGAAGTCAAAGGCCAGGATACTGGAGTCCGTCACAGTGAGCTCCCTGATGGCTACACCCCAGGACCCCAAGGGTCGAGGGGTCGGGACGGGGCGGTCTGTGTCTAAGCTCAGGATTGCGCGGGTCTCCCCTGGCCCACGGGACTCGCCAGGCTCTCCAGACTCTCCGTGGCGGGAGCGGGTGCTGGCTCCCATCTTGCCGGATAACTTCTCTGTGCCCACGGGCTCTCCCGCGGACTCTCAGTCGGTGCGGCACAGCCTGGTCGCCCCGTCCTCCCTGAGTCCCCAAGTCTTAGCCCAGAAGTACTCTCTGGTGGCCAAACAGGAAAGTGTTGTCCGCAGGGCGAGCAGAAGGCTTGCCAAGAAGACTGCTGAAGAGCCCGCTGCCTCTGGCCGCATCATCT GTCACAGTTACCTGGAGAGGCTTCTGAATGTTGAGATGCCCGAGAAAGTTGG TCCTGAGCAGGAGTCCCCCGAGGAGGCTGAGCCTGTAGCGGCAGCTGAGCCAGAG GTCCCTGAGAACAACGGAAATAACTCGTGGCCCCGCAATGACACGGAGATTGCCAATAGCACACCCAACCCGAAGCCTGCAGCCAGCAGTCCGGAAACGCCCTCTGCAGGGCGACAAG AGGCCAAGACGGACTTAGCAGATGGACCCAGAGAGCCACCGCAGAGTGCCAG GAGGAAGCGCAGCTACAAGCAGGCGGTGAGTGAGCTGGACGAGGAGCAGCACCTGGAGGATGAGGAGCTGCAGCCCCCCAGGAGCAAGACCCCTTCCTCACCCTGCCCATCCAGCAAG GTGGTGCGGCCCCTCCGGACCTTTCTGCACACGGTGCAGAGGAACCAGATGCTCATGACCCCGACCTCAGCCCCCCGCAGCGTCATGAAGTCCTTTATTAAGCGCAACACTCCCCTGCGCGTGGACCCCAAG TGCAGCTTCGTC GAGAAGGAGCGGCAGCGCCTGGAGAACCTGCGGCGGAAGGAGGAGGCCGAGCAGCTGCGCAggcagaaggtggaggaggaCAAGCGGCGGCGGCTGGAGGAGGTGAAGCT GAAGCGTGAGGAACGCCTCCGCAAGGTGCTGCAGGCCCGCGAGCGGGTGGAGCAgttgaaggaggagaagaagaagcaGATTGAGCAGAAGTTTGCTCAGATCGACGAGAAGACTGAGAAG GCCAAGGAGGAGCGGCTGGCGGAGGAGAAGGCCAAGAAAAAGGCGGCAGCCAAGAAGATGGAGGAGGTGGAGGCGCgcaggaagcaggaggaggaggcgcGTAGGCTCAGGTGGCTGCAGCAG gaggaggaagagcgGCGGCACCAAGAGCTGCtgcagaagaagaaggaggaggagcaggagcggCTGCGGAAGGCGGCCGAGGCTAAGCGGCTGGCGGAGCAGCGGGAGCAGGAGCGGCGCGAGCAGGAGCGGCAGCTGGCAGAGCAGGAGCGTCGGCGGGAGCAGGAGCGGCTCCAGGCCGAGAG GGAGCTGCAGGAGCGGGAGAAGGCCCTGCGGCTGCAGAAGGAGCGGCTGCAGAGGGAActggaggagaagaagaagaag GAAGAGCAGCAGCGTCTGGCTGAGCAGCAGCTGCAGGAGGAGCAAGAGAAGAAAGCCAAGGAGGCAGCAGGGGTCAGCAAGGCCCTGAACGTGACTGTGGACGTGCAG TCTCCAGCTTGTACCTCATATCAGATGACTCCGCAAGGGCGCAGAGCCCCTCCCAAGATCAACCCAGATAACTACGGGATGGATCTGAATAGCGACGACTCCACCGATGATGAGGCCCATCCCCGGAAGCCCATCCCCAACTGGGCCCGAG GCACGCCGCTCAGCCAGGCCATCATTCACCAGTACTACCACCCGCCGAACCTTCTGGAACTCTTTGGAGCCATTCTCCCGCTGGACTTGGAGGATATCTTCAAGAAGAGCAAGCCCCGCTATCACAAGCGTACCAGCTCTGCTGTCTGGAACTCGCCGCCTCTGCAGGGCGCCAGGGTCCCCAGCAGCCTGGCCTACAGCCTGAAGAAGCACTGA